The Spinacia oleracea cultivar Varoflay chromosome 2, BTI_SOV_V1, whole genome shotgun sequence DNA segment CTATTAGTAAGCTACATAAACTGTTCTTGTCTTTCATATCCTTAACTCCCTATTGTGTGTGTGCATAGGGGCGTAATTTCATCAACACCACCATGACTACAAAAGAACCATTCATCATCCGCCAAGGAAAAGGTGTTAAAGACCTTCAAAGTTAACCTTCAATTgttttatttccttcaattctatATCTAATATCCGATATGATTTGTACAAATGTCTCATATTCGGGGGTAAGGTTTCATCCAATTCTCAACAAGATGTAAACAATATCAAATCTTGTTCCGACCCAGAAAAAAACTCGCTATAATTTTCAGCACTAGGCATTTCTACAAGAATTACAATCGTTAAGGTTTAGAGTTCCTGCAGTGGAAGGAGCTCCTGTCATCACTTTCATGTACATCACAAACTGCTTTCGAGAAATTTAAACATTGTCAATTTTGAGGAAAGGAGCCTTCTTGCTCTTGCTGGTCATTCAATGGTGAGTTGACTACAGGAATGTCCAGGCTCCTTCCTTGTATATCAGGAGCAACTTCTCTTACATCCGCTATTCTTGATTCTGTAGCTTGAATATCGTTCCATTGACCATCACCAATCGGATGATCATTACCCTGCTCTGCATCAGATAAACCAACAGCACTATCCTCAGTCACTGGAACTGTTTTTGAGACACTAAGACATGCTTTATCATCAGATGAGTCCACATGCTTAGTCAGTGGACGCGTGTCTTCCATGTCAGAACTAGTTTCTGCCTTCTCAAATACTTGTTTTGTGTCAATTTGCTGCCTGTCATGTAAAGAAAAATGAAACCCCATCAGATGCTACACGTGACtataaattgaaaacaaaaacaatacaaGTATACAACTTAACAAGGTTTGTTTATTGACCTCTGAAGCTGCATCTGTAATGCATTCACATAATTCAAAAGCTCTTGCTTCTCATGCAAAGCTGCTGATTCCTTCTCTGCAGCTTCCTTTATTCTGGTTTCAGAATCTGTCTGCGTCATCCTCACCTTCTCCTCCGCTCTCACAACAGCTGCTTCCAATATCACATTACGATCTCTAGCCTTCCCAAGCTCGCTTCTCCATAAATGTGCCTCCTGAATAGCTGAGTCTCGCTGCTTAATCAGTTGCTCTATTTCTTTACTTAGAGCCACCACCTTCTCTTCAGTTTCTCTTGACTGCACCATTCAAGCAGAGTATTCCTTGATCAAACATAATATAGTGATGGActgtgattaaaaaaaaaaaagagcatgCATGCGGGTGAATTTAGGCCATTGAGGATGCAAAAAAGTAATAACCACACAGAAAGTAATGCTGTAAATGTTTGTTTGGCTTCATCTAGCTCTATCTCCATGAAACTAGATATCTTCAACGGAACACACAAGCAATAATACCTTAACCATAGTAGACTCCAACTGTTTCTTGTAACCCTCTTTGATCTGCTCCTTTTCAGCATAAGCAATTCTCCTTTGGTCATCCATTTTATGAGCTGCAGATGCAGCAGCCTCTGCAGCTTGAGCAGTATCAGATAACTTTTCTGTTAATTCCTTTATTGCAGAATCCCTTCCACGGAGCTCACGAGCCAAGTTCTGCAACTCTTCATCTTTCACCCGTAAAGTTTCCTGAAAAACAATAGGAAATAATCAAATAAAGTCATAACAGGAACTTCAACAAATTTCTTTGTATACGCTTTTGAGCATATATCCTTCATTTTCAAACTTCATAACTCCAAGACACACAATTAGCCGACGACGAAGAATAAGGCAACATTTCAATAAATTGCGAGCCCTGCACCTATTTAGGGTTGATAATTACTGTAAGACCATCATTATATACAACGTGCAGCTTCTACTATGTGCAGTGGGAGTTATAGACTTTTAGGACCATACCTTCAAGATTGCTGTATTGTCCATTTGGCCTTCAGGGGATTTGCTCAACATGGATCCCAGAGCATTTCTTAAGGAAACCTTCATTGCTGCCTCAATTTCTTTTGAGGCCTCCAGTGCAGTTGAATttgcagcagcaacaacagtaGCAACTGTGCCAAGTTGAGCAGAACCACTTCCACTTAACGAATTTACAGCCTCTTTATGAGCCTTAAGGACTAACTGGGCCGCACTTTTGTCATGTAAAATGGTTTATGTCAGACAAAACCATACAACAAAAAGCCTACATTATGCATCATAAATATGGTCTGCAAAAATTCAATCTTTCGCAGAGAAGACAAGCAATCCAAAACAAACATCACGCAATCAACCAACATAAATCAACATCGAGCACAATTTATTAAGGTCTTCAACCTCACATAAAGAAAGCGATTACACGATGAATACCCAACTAGACTATGAAGTACTGAACAGTTAAAACGTTTATTCCTTATACCAGTCACATGAAAGAAAATGACTAGAAAATGCATCGAATGTGAAGGAAGCACACCATGACAACTAAAAGCAGACAGGTAAGCAGAGCCTTATACAATTACACTTAACCTAAATAGAGTGCACCTAGTCAATAAAAATAGGTTCCTTGAAGGTCAAA contains these protein-coding regions:
- the LOC110803793 gene encoding uncharacterized protein yields the protein MATNGAPAITEDTEASLQKIKRQLASNSGRNLLQGPLYKRSETLRKWNERWMILDPSTGKMEYKLKRNEPNVKGTILFDANSTITLSPVNFQGLPKYDGCCIYIGTPQKKDYFLCAETPGAARAWVSTLHAAQLVLKAHKEAVNSLSGSGSAQLGTVATVVAAANSTALEASKEIEAAMKVSLRNALGSMLSKSPEGQMDNTAILKETLRVKDEELQNLARELRGRDSAIKELTEKLSDTAQAAEAAASAAHKMDDQRRIAYAEKEQIKEGYKKQLESTMVKSRETEEKVVALSKEIEQLIKQRDSAIQEAHLWRSELGKARDRNVILEAAVVRAEEKVRMTQTDSETRIKEAAEKESAALHEKQELLNYVNALQMQLQRQQIDTKQVFEKAETSSDMEDTRPLTKHVDSSDDKACLSVSKTVPVTEDSAVGLSDAEQGNDHPIGDGQWNDIQATESRIADVREVAPDIQGRSLDIPVVNSPLNDQQEQEGSFPQN